The DNA region AGTGTGGCTAAAGCGGACACGGCGTGAGCCCCGTGCAGCCCCACCACACCCCACTGCCACCTTGACCCCCTCCGCCCCACACTCACCAAACCACGTGATGTGCTTGTTCTCCCACACAACGGACTTCTTGCTGGGCCCTTCAGCAGCCCCCCGGCAGGGGGTCCTCCAGAACGTGTTCACATGGGCGCCCACGTGGAAGTCCGCCCGGCGCAGCAGCCGCATGCCCCCGAAGCTCTCCTTGGCTGGGCCAGAGGGACCTCAGGTCACTGCCTGCCCGGCCCCATGCCCGACCCCCTGCCCAGGAGAGGGTGGAGGGAGCACTCACCCTCTGGCAGGTACATGTAGACCATGAGGTTGCGGTCACGGTCGGACACTAGGGAACAGAGCCCACggtcagccccagccccagcgagGTCCCGGGGACCCCAGCCCCCGCGCTCACCCAGGAAGCCCAGCTGGGCGTTGTCCACCATGAAGTCCACGCTGTACACTTCCAGGGGCTTGGCGTCCTGAggacgggaggggaggggagagggggacgGACGTCAGGGTGGGCCTGGGGCAGCACCCACCcacctgctgtgcagcccagcccCTCGGTACCCGGGACACAAGGCTCAGCGTCTTGCTCTCCTCCTGGTAGCGCAGCAGCGAGATGCTCTTCATGACGTCCGCGGCCAGGATGAAGTTCTTGACGCTGATCATCTGGTGGATGTAGAGTTGTGTGTCGATGAAGGCCATGCCTGTCAGCTCGCTGGCCCGCAGGCTCCACAGGAAGatctggggggtgggaggggtgggcggTGAGTGGTGGGCAGTGAGTGGTGGGCGCTGGGGTGGGCGGAGAGGGGCACACCTTCTGGCCGATGGCTGACACCAGGTGGCCATTGCAGTGGCACAGGGCGGTCACGGGCCCCTTCTGCTCCTTCTCGTACAAGACCTTGAACTTGTTCTTGGTCAGGGGCTGGCCGGGCTCGGGCACCACCTCGATCACGTCCATGATCAGGATCTGTCAGGGAAGGCGGGATCTGTCAGGGGGGTGATTCACAGAGGATGCGTGCAGGCCACTGGGCACTGcctgcctcccaccccctgccGGCCACTTACCCGCCCTCGGCACGTGACCTCCTCCCCTTGCATGAGGCAGGTCCCGGCGGCTACGTAGCCCTTGAGGCCCGACACGGTTTCCTCACTGCGCAGTGACACCGTCTTCATGCAGGTCACATGCTCCCACTCCTCCAGCTCGATCCTGCATCAGCCCAGGTCAGGACACCAGCCCAGGCCAGGACACCAGCCCAGGCCAGCCACCAGCCCCGACCTGGGCCCAGCCTCACCTGGCATTGGGGATGGCCTCCCAGCTGACCGGGGAGATGAGCTGGATGGAGAAGGCCTCCTGCTGAGGGTGGATGTAACGGTCATCTGCACGGACAAAGGGATGACAGTCAGGGAGGGTGGCCCCGAGAACGGGCCCAGCCTGGGGCACCTCGCACCTCTCTCAATGGTCTCAAACTCCTTCTCCTCGCCCGTCATGCGCGGGATGCGGGTGCACGGCGTGTTGGTGCTGGTGGCAACAGCATACACCTGGGGGGGGCGGGTGGAGGGTGTCACATGCCAGAGGCCGGGCCCCCAGGCCCCAAAGGTCCCTGGcgtggtggggcggggggcggtgtcAGACCTTGGACTCCACATGGTAAGCCACATAGTGGGCCGTGCAGCGCAGTGGGATCTTCCTGACAGGCCACGGGGCATCGTAGGACAAGTAGGCAGGCAAGACACTGATCCTCAGCTCGccctgggtggggcagggggttAGTGAGGGCTGGCACACCCCAAAGGCCAAGCCGATGAACCCAGGTCTCCAAGGGCTCCCTTGGGTCAGCCCTCAGCTCTGCTGGAATGGGTGACGAGGGACCGCAGCGTCCAGGCAAGGCCTTGAAGAGACCATGGCCCACTGTCCTGTGCTTCATGGGCTTCCCATCCCTTCAGGCAAGCTCACCCAGGGCTGGGACACTGGCCACAGCTGTGGTCTGGGCCGGGACAAGGGAGGAGCCAGGCTCAGGGGGTGCTGGAGGCCGCAGGCAAAGGGTGGGCGGCACACACACAGGCCACGCCAGGGTCTGCACAAACAAGCACGGCTGCCCCGCCGGGGCCCTGAGCCGGTTTCCTCCGCCCACGGTTGTAAGCGCGCCAGCACCTACAGAGCACCTACCACGTCACCATCACTGAGTCCTCAGAGTGCTGACACCTTGGTGACAGGTGAGGAAACTCAGGTTCAGAGAGGGTGAGCATCTCACCCAGTCACACAGCTtctaaggggcagagctggggtccaAGCCAGCAGAGCAGTGACTGGACCCTGGTTGCCCAGGCGGGTGCCCTTGTGGACCACAGCCTCCAGTCCCGACTTCCCCAACTCGGCCTTGGCTCCCACCACCCTCTGGACACCCCCTGACTCTCCATTCCAGGGTGCCCCCATCCCGAGCCACTGAGGGCCTCTTTTCTGGGGCCCCAGCACCTGGTCCTGCTTGGGCAGCATCGGCGAGTGTCAGAGAGCCAGGCTGGGCCGCATGGGGCCTCCCTACCTGTCTGTTGAAGTACAGGAAGCCGCGGGGGCAGTTGACGTTGTGGAATGGGGCGAAGGAGTCAATGGGGCCATCGATGCCCATGGGGTGCAGCCGCAGGGCCCCCCGGCCAGTCACCAGGAGCCAGTGGGGCGAGGGGCCGCAGATGAACACCTGGGGGCAGGCAGCGTGAGGAGGCTGCTGGGGCCGGAGCCCTGTCGGCCCCAGCCCAGGCTCCCTTGGAGCCGCCAGCCTACCCCAGAGTAGCCATAGATGTCCTCAAAGTAGCGGAACCGCGCCACACGGCCTCGGGCCCCAGCGCCCTCCTCAGCGCTGCCACCTTCTGCCTTCTTCTTGGACGGCTTTGGCTTCTTCTCTCGGAAGTTGATGCCGTGCGGGACCTTGGGGGGCACTGCTGCTGTGagggccaggccccgcccccgctccacatcctccccacaCCCAGCACGGCCCAGACACCGCACCTTCTTGAAACGAACTTTGAGGTTCCCCTGGCCGAGCTGTGAGTCGTGGGGGAAGGCCTCATAAACGAGCAGCTCCTGGTCCACGTGCACCTGGGGGCATGCGGGGCGTCAGGGGGCGGGGGCTGTGCAGAGCCCAGGGGCGGGCAGGGCCACACTCACCAGCAAGTAGGGCCTGCGCTGGCGGCTCCCCAGCGCCACCAGCAGCACCTCCTTGACGAGGGGCAGCTCGCCCTGGCGCGTGGCCTCCTCCTTCCGGGCCTCGCCCTGGGTGGTGGGCTGACCAAAGGAGCTGTCCACCAGGACCCGCTGCCCCACAGGGAAGTTCTTCACCAGGAACACCAGTCGCCAGTCGGGGAGCTGGTAGATCTGCGGGGACAGCGGCAGTtagccgggcggggcggggcacaAGCGCGGGACGGGGGCCACGCTGGACACGGGGCGCCACCCACCTCCATGGTTCCGTTCTCCCGCACCAGCAGGCACCAGTGGGTGGGCTCAGCCCGGAAGGGGGTGGGGTCCCGGTCGGCGGGGGGCTGGCTGCTCCTGCGGGCCTCCTCCTTGCTGGGGCTGAAGAGGGAGCCCGAGTCCCCGTAAAGCATCTCCTCCTCGTCGTCCACCGTGGGGCTGGGGGCCAGCAGACACGTCAGTCACAGGCAGCCTGCCCCAGGGACCCCGGTCCcagcctgcagcccagccccGCACACACCTGGTCTCTGAGCCCTGGCACTCAGCCTCTGAGCCGCTGCGGCCGCCCATCTCGTCACGGGCCCCGCCCAGGCGGCTCTCGGTGGTGAACATGCCGCTGACGTCCCGGTACACGCAGAGCGTAATCACCTTGGACTGCTGCGGGGATAGGGGGGCtcagtggggggggcggggggggggtcagCAGGCCCCAGGGACGGAGGAGGGAGCCTACATGGTGCAGCGGGGGCTTGTGCAGCGCCAGGCGGTGGTGGCGGCCCCCATACGAGTCACTCTTGAGCAGGAACATGGTGATGTGGCCCTCAGCACTCATGATGACCACGTAGGGGTCGGCCACGGCGCACTGCACGATGGGGGAGCCCAGGTCCACGGGGATGAAGTGCAGCTGGTTCACTGCGGACACAGGCTGGTCAGCAAAGGGCAGTCGGCACGCACTAGCCCTGGACCCCATCCCGCCTGCCCGCGTGGCCCGGCCCACCTCCTTCCAACAGGCGGATGCCGAGTGGCGACACTTGCACGATGTAGCGATTGTCCCCGATGTTGCCAGCAAAGACTGTGGGGCCCTGCGTGGCGAAGCCGCTGGTGTCCAGCTCCATGATCTCCTGCCCCGTCTGTAGGATCTGTAGGTGACGGTGGGTGACGGTGGGTGAGGTGCACCCCCCACCAGCGGCCCCCCCGCCCCAGGCTGCCAGGCGGGCCCCATCACCATGGTGGAGTCTTCCCGGCTCAGGATAAGGAACCCGTGTCTCCGCCCATCGTCATCTGCTTCAGGGGCGCTGGGCTCctgctccgccccctcccccttAGTGGTCTCCTCCTGTGAAGGCAGAAGGAGAGCAGGAATCCCACTGCCCAGCCCCAGGTGCTTGGAGCGCCGAGCCAGAGCAAGCCCGTGGCCAAGCCCGCCTGAGCTGCACGGCAGAGCCCGGTGCTGGGACCGGCGGCCTCCGGGCCACCCACACACGGGCCAGGTGGGCAGCAGCACTGCACCCCTGCACCGCCCAGGCCTCGCCAACCTGGGGCGCACCTACCTGCTCCTTACGCACAGGGGCGATGACTGTCCACATGTCATAGCAGCCAGGAAGCTCAAAGGTGGTCACCACCTGGGGCCGGATGCTCTTCTGGAAGGACACGAGGGGTATCAGCAAGCGCACCCGGGCCCCGCCAGGAGGCGCCACCCCTGTCCCCCACACACCTGCAGCACCGACAGGGCCCCGTTCTTCCCGTAGCCGGAGCACACCACGATCTCCAGGTCTGGCTCGGGACTGTTCTGAAACtgcatggggggcaggggggtgaggATGGCACCTCCCTGCTGTGCAACCTGCCCCCCGCCACCTCGCCCCCGACCGGGCACCTCTTCAGAGAGGAAGGCGGGCTCGCCCATGGCGGCGTTGGCACAGGGTCCGATGTTGAGGATGCTGTCACACACCTGCGGGCACAGCAGTGGTCATGCGGGCAGGCGGGCACGAGGGCAGGCGGGTaggtgggcaggtgggcaggaggacaggcggggaggagggcaggcgggcaggcgggcacgagggcaggagggcaggcagggaggagggcaggagggcaggcggggaggagggcaggcaggCACGAGGGCaggcggggaggagggcaggagggcaggcggGCATGAGGGCaggcggggaggagggcaggagggcaggcgggcaggcgggcacGAGGGCaggcggggaggagggcaggagggcaggcggggaggagggcaggcaggCACGAGGGCaggcggggaggagggcaggcgggcaggcgggcacGAGGGCaggcggggaggagggcaggagggcaggcggGCACGAGGGCaggcggggaggagggcaggagggcaggcaggCGGCGACCCCCCTACGCCCAGCCTCACCTCAAAGGAGTAAGTGGCCAGCTGCGTGCCGGACTGGGCCTCGCTGCCGTACACCTCGATCTCGTCCACCTCGTCCTGCGGCGCTGACTTGCCCCCTACAGCATGTGGAAAGGCCACCTGAGCCCACCTGGCTGCCCAGTCCAGCCCCCGCCCTCGGCCCTCACCTGACGGCCCTCACCTGACCAGCCGGCTGTGGCGTCCACGCGCTTCTTCTTGGAGGGCGGCTCCTCCTGTGAGGCAGGTGGGGCGGTGAGCAGCCCCCCGAGGCCGCCCTGCACGGGAGGGCAGCGTCCCACAGGCCCCACACCCACCTTGTCGGCAACCTCTCGGGCGGTGCCGGCCGGGGGCTCCTGCAGCTTTTCCGTGTACTTGAGGAGCAGGGAGTTGCCCAGGCGAGAGCCAAGGAACAGATATCCGGGCTCCATGGTGACCATCTGAAGGCAGGACGGGGGTGAGGGCGGGGCCCAGCCCGGACCCGGGGCCGCCCCCCTCGAGACCCCACTCACGCTCGTGGTGAGGACGCTGGCGGCGGCCTTGTCGAAGTGGAAGGCGCGGACGCTGCGCATGCCGTCCGTGATGAGCGTCAGCACGTAGCTGCCGGAAGGGGCATGCTGAGCTGGCGCAGGGGGACCACACCACCCGCCGGAGAGTTCGGGGCTCCCTGGAGGGGGAGACTCACATCTCGCCGCCCTTGAGGGAGATGACCATCTTGTCGTAGGAGATGAAGGCTGCCTGGGCACAGTCCAGGGTGATCCGCACGCCCTCCTGGGTGCCTGTGGTGGGGAGTCAGCCGGACCCGGCAGccacccgcccctccccccgcccccgcccctcggCCCCGTCACCCTGACACTCACGCAGGGGGAAGGCAGTGGTGCCGGTGGTGAGGCTGTTGAGGGCCACGCCGTAGGGGGGGACGCTCTGGTTCAGGTATAGCAGCGAGTTGACAGCAAAGACCACCACCCCGCCTGGAGGTGGACacgctggtgggtggggcccagTGCCCTCCGTACCCACCCCCTCCAAGCAGCCCCACCTCACCTATGGGCTTGGGCACGGCAAGGGCCTGGGTGCAGTCAAAAGGCAGGCTGGTGAGGGACCAGATGACGGGGTGGACCTTCTGCGTGATGTTCAGCGAAATGGCCACGATGGAGCACGTGTCCTGCCGCACAGCCACCCGCCTGGGACCACGACAGCGGGTCGGCCAGGGGGCCAGTCACAGCACGTCAGTCCCCAGTCCCGCGCCACTGAGACTCGCCcggcccttccctccctccctcccccggggcGGGCCTCTCTCCGGGTCAGGGCCACAGCCATGGCCACAGCAGCGCAGGGCCTCACCCAGGCCAGGTCTGGTTGGGCTCAAACAGGATGAGCAGGGTGGGCTCGTAGTAGCCGTGCAGGAACTGCAGGTCGACAATGTTGAGAAGCTTCTCGTCCAGGGCCCTCACGTCAATGATGTAGCTGGGCAGGAAGCTGGACCTCTGCCTGGGGGCAAAGGGCTTCAGCTGGGGAGGGGCACGGGGAGGGGAACCCGGGCTCGGCAgcgcctcccctcccctgcccgggCACTCACCCCTCACCCACGAGCCCCTCGTGCTCCTCGGCCAGGCTCTCCCTGCGGAAGGGCAGGACCACCAGCCGCGTGCCGTAGATGAGCATGGCCGCGCAGCGCCCGTCGGGGTCCACGCGCACCCGCGGCGTGTGCACGTTCTGCACGAAGCCGTCCTGCGGGGGAGGGGCATCAGGCAGGCCCTGGCAGGGGACCCCACGGGGAGGCAGGGGACCCCACggggaggcagggggcggggctaGGCCTACCCGCAGCTCAGGCTCCTCAAAGTAGTGCAGAGACAGGGTCTTGAGGTCGTGGGTGCCCGGGTCGTATTCCACCACCGACAGCTGGGGGCGGCAGGTCAGCACTGGGCCCGCCCACCGCAGCCCCACCGCTCCGCCCCGCTCccgcctgcccctcccccgcTTCCCACTCCCACCTTGGCATCCTTGAAGCTCAGGAGGAGGGCATCCCTCTTGGCGCCCGCCAGCTGCACGCTGGCCATGGACATGACGTTGccgaagaaagagaaggaagccaCCAGCTCCAGCTTTTCCCGGTGCTCCCGGTGCGCCTTCCCCTCTGCGGAGAGCCAGTGGGTAGGGATCTGGGCCCCGTGCCCCGGCCGCCAACCCCCAGGTGCATGGCCAGGCAGCCACCCTGCGCTCACTCACCCGCGCTCCTGTCATTCTTGGTCGGCACCTgtaggagggagaaggagggagggcagTGAGGGGCGCACCTCATGGAGGGACAGGAGAAGACCACCCAAGGCCGGCCCTGCAGCCAGGAGCCCCATGGGGCTCGTGACCGGACACTGCTGGAGACGGCCGTGCCCACAGACTCACACTGGCATCTGGGGTCCCCAGCCCGCCCCAGGGCTCCTCCTCAGGAAGCTCCCATCCCAGCTTCCCCAGCAGCCGTCCCGACACAGGACGCTCAGGGTCGAAGGATGGACAGCACTCTCTGTGCACCCCCAAACCACCCCAGACTCACCCTGGGCCCAGCCATGGCTGCCACCAGCTGCCAATGACACGTGATTGCTATGAAGAAGGAACCCCGGCTCTGCTGACATGCCGGGCGCACCCCTGAGCCCGAACTGGGCGTGACGGTGACCCCAACACGGGGCTATGGCCCTCGCCCCATCTGTGTCCTACCGACTACCTTCCCCAGGGCAGGAGGGTGTCTGCAAGTGAGCCTGGCGACATTTGAAAGGATACTACACCACAACCAAGTTGCTATTCCAGGCATGCAAAGTCAGTTTACCACAAAAATGCCCATCGCTACAATCTACCAAAGTCTCAAAATTAAGGAGGAAAATCATGTACTGTTTTCAATGGATATGAAAAACGTTTAATAAAATTTAGACCCATTCATGATAGAAATTCTTACTAACCCAAGAATACAACTTCCTTAATCAAATAAAGGTCATCCACAGTAAATCTATAACAAGTGTCGCACGTGAACTACAATGTGAAAGTCGCCCTTCAGATGAGGACTAGGCCAGGACACCCTCTCCCCTCGCCAGACACGAGGTCAAGACACAGAGACCAACTGCAATTCTGTACAGACGTAAGACACAGAGTAAAAATGTAAATCCATTTTAAGAGACGTAGGGACATAATCAAATTGTCTAACACACCACTGGCAACACAGAAGGACGGAGGGAGGAAAAGGACAGAACCCATAACTGAAGAAATGACCAAAAATATTCCAATAAGAAGCATCGGCCTACAGATTCAAGGTCAGCCAGCAAGTCCCGAAGCAGGGTAAATACAAAGAAGCACATCGCAGTTGAAAGataggaaaccaaagacaaagacaagtatcataaaAGTGGTCAGAGGCAAAAAGAGACAACACCTTCATAAAAACTgatattcagggacttccctggtggtccagtggttaagaccccgcactcccaatgcagggggccctggttcgatccctggtcggggaactaaggtcccacacgcatgccacaactaagaagcccgcacgccgcaacgaagatcccacgtgccgcaagtaagacccagtgcagccaaaataaataaacaaataaataaataatttaaaaaacaaactgattCTCAACAGAAACTACAGAAGCCAGTgctttaaagggatgaaagaaagaagtcaacctagaattctaaacCCAATGAAAATATCCCTCAAAAGGGAagttgaaataaaaacattttcagacaaacaaaagtggAACAAGTTCACTGACAGCAGAAACACTCTTCAAGGATTACTAATGGAAGGTCTTCAGGCTGAAGACCCCAGAGGATAAAAAAAGACTACAGCTTACTGAATAGAATAAGAATCCATGAGCCTGTGGTGTTATGAAGAAAGGAATGAATACGGGGAGAAAGGAAAGCCCACCAAGAAGGCAGCAGAGAGGGCGGGGTCAGGAGAAGCACCGCCATGCTGTCCCCATCACCACGGATGCTGACAGACACCATCGCTGCTGCTGAAACTGGAAGAGGAAGGTGTGAGCAGTAAGACGGCACTGATGGCCTCAAAGTCCCAACATCCCAGTGGGAAAGCTGGCGGGCTGCTCACCCCACCAAGCCACCTACACCAGCACCCAGTGACTGCACCAAGGAGCACCACAGGACACGCTGGCCAGATGTGACCAGGCCTGAACTACACCAGCACCAGCGTCCTGGTTCAGACCACTGGCCCGTGGTTCTGCAGAGACTTTGGTACTGTCTGAGCGCACGCGACACGCTGACCTCCAGGAGCCAAGGGGTCCCTGCCTGCAACTTCTCCTCCAGGTCCAGGAAAAAGAGACAGACATACGGCACAATGTTCACCTTCGGGACTCTGGGTGAGCGTCCACAGGAAATCTTTGtgcttttgcaacttttctgggTCTGAAATTATGTGACACCGAAGTGCTAACAACAACAATCACGTTCTGCAGAGCTTCTAACCGATGCAGGAGCAAAACCTGCGACAACAGGACAAAGCGCGGGGGTCAAGAGGATAAAGGGTTACAAGGACTCTGTGCTGTTTGGGGAAGCTCAGTGGAGCCAGATTGTAATAAACCACAGAGACCCGTTGTGGCCTCAAAGGTAGCTAATTAGAAAataatgcgggcttccctggtggcgcagtggttgggagtccgcctgccagtgcaggggacacagggtcaagccctgggccgggaagatcccacatgccgcagagcaaccaagcccgtgcgccacaactactgagcctgtgctctagagcccacgagccacaactactgagcccgtgcgccacaactactgaagcctgtgtgcctagagcccgtgctccgcaacaagagaagccaccacaatgagaagcccgcacaccgcaacaaagagtagcccccgctcgccacaaccagagaaagcacacgcgcagcaacgaaggcccaacacggccaaaaataaataaataaaatgtaaattaatttttttagaaattcttaaaaaaataaataaaattatacattctTGATTTTTGGCTCTTCCATGTACATCTGAGAATCAAGATTATGAAATCTAACAAGAAATCTTATGGCAACTTCGAGAAAAAGGACACGATTTTTGGATTCATTTGGAGAGGGTATGGCATCTCTACAATATTGAGACTTCCCATCCATGGTACATTTTCTATTTACTTGAGACTATCCTTAATTTCAAGAAAGTGCTATTCACTTTCTTTCCTCCCGGAGGTCACAGCTGCCCGGCCCTGCAAAGCAGCAAGACCTGCCACTCCCACAGCTGCCGGGGGTCTGCTTCCCCCAGGACTGAGGGACCAGGCACACGCCCCAGCCCCACCATCTGCTCcccactctctccttccctcctgtcaCCACGGCAGCCCCTGCACTTGCACTTGATTCCTTGGGGCAGGCTGAAGACAGCCTCCAGAGGGGGCTCACCACCCCCTCTTGCATCCGGGCTGGGGGTGGTGCTCTGAAGGACAGTCAGTGACAAAAGGGACGCTGCGCCCCCAGGGTCTGGCCCTGGCCACGACTGGCCGCTTCCCTCAACGTAAGAAGCTCAACTACCTCAAGGCCGCCTGCCACGAAAACCAAGCCAGCCACGtggagagaaaggggagagaCATGCCCTTCAAGTCACCCAGACAAGACCCAGACCTCACAGAGCAGAGGCCAGGCGTCCCCACGGTCCCTGCTGTGCCATCCAAGCTCCCGGCCGCCCACAGGTGTGTGCCACCCTGGTGACAGTGCCGTCTGAAGCTCCAGGGCAGGCTGTCCCGCAGCAGTGCCTAGGCTGATCCCCAACACGCTCACCCACCCGAGGACTCCACCCGAGGACTCCACCCCAGCCCGCACTCCATCTCCGGCTGCCACACACTCCACTCTCTGGTGTAAGAGTTGGCAAACTTTCCTATGAAGGGCCGGGGAGCAAGTATCTGACTCAGGCTTTGCAGCTGCATCTGGTCTGTCAAGGATCTTCTGTGGAATTGTTTACAGCCCTTCAGAGGCGTGCAAGCTCCCTTGGATCTTGGTGGGCTGAGAGTGGGCTGTGCCGGGGGCCCCGCACAGGCGGCTCCTTCCCTTCGGAGCAAAATGTGCCGTCTCACTCCCCTTAAAAAATCCTGCCCTTCCTACCAGTTCCTGCTCCATTTCTTCTCCTCCCTTTGCGCAAACCTCTCCCAGGGAGCTGTCTCGGTCCACTGGTACTGGCCCTCCTCCTGCACCAGGCTCTTGGCCTCACTGGCCCGCACCCCTGCCTGCCACCAGACTTCCTCGTCGGGGTCACCAGGGGCCTCCAGGCCTCAGGACCCACCTGAGGCTCAGAAACATGGCACCCAGCATCAGGTCCCCAAACGCTGCCCTCCCTCGACCGCCAGAACACTCTCTGGCTTGGCTGCCACCTCCCTGGCCATGCGGCTCCCGACTCGTCCACggcttcttctcttcttcctaccCCCTGATGCTGGGGCGCCCCAGGGGCCATCTTTGGGGTGATCGCAACCTGCTGCTACCACGTCTAAACACCACCCACAGGCTGCAGACCCCGCCTCCAGCTCCAGCCCCCAACCCCTCCTGGACATCGCCTCCGGCTGTGGAGTGAGCACCTCGAAGTGCCGGTGGTGGCCCCAGCAGCTCCCTGCGCTGGGAGGTCCACGTGGCCCTGACCACTTCTAGATCAGGTTACAAAAGACAAGCGGCTTCCAACCCGGGGGGCCGAGTCGTCCTGGGTGGGGCTGTGTGTGGTGagcagccctgtggagaggcCGCACGGTGAGGAACCGACGACTCGAAAGAAAGCAGAAACCACAACCCCAGTGGGTCCTTCAGAGGACGGCGACCCCAGCCGAAGTCTCACTGCAGCCTCAAGAGACCCTGTCGGGGCCACTCCCGGCTTCCCGACCCGAGATCCCGTGAGGCAGTGCCCGCTGTTTCACGCTGCTGAGCTTTGGGGCACCTTGTGATGCAGCAACAAGTAACTCCTACGATGTCCAAAATGAGCTCCTGACCCCAGTGCCCACGCCCTCCCCGCAGCCTTCTCCCTTCTCAGGTGCCGGCAACTCTGCACTGCAGGTGCTCAGATCGCAATTCCGACCCAGGCAAAGCCTCGACCCTGAAGAGCCTCGGCATCGCGCTGGGCTCCTCTCCCCTGCCCACCGCACATCCCCACATCCGTCCGTCCTGACCCAAGCGCCTCCTGCCACCTCTAGCACCCGCTGCTCCTCCGCACAGCGGCCACAGCGACCCTGGGAGACACCGTCCGGTCAGCTCGCTCCTCTGCCCAAACCTTAATTCCCCATCTGCCTCAAGTCACCACTCAGTTCCCACAATGGCCCAGAAGGCTGCGGTGCCAATGCCCCAACCCCGGCCCGTCACCCCTCTGACCCTCTGCTCTCACCAGctcactcctccctccctctccgccgCTGGGCTGGTCCCGGAACACATGCCCCTACTGCCCTGGGACCTTCGGCTCTGCCTGGAAGCTCTTCTCCCCACACCATCCCCCTCGCCCACTCAAATCTCACCTGCCCAAGGAGGGGAGCTTTAGACCACGCCTGGCTCCATCTCATCCTGTTGGTGGGCGCAGGCACTTTCGCCTCCAGCATGTGACGTGCTGGCAGCGTGTGGTCCGCCCCCCCAACCAGAACCAGAGCGCCACCACGG from Eschrichtius robustus isolate mEscRob2 chromosome 17, mEscRob2.pri, whole genome shotgun sequence includes:
- the CPSF1 gene encoding cleavage and polyadenylation specificity factor subunit 1 isoform X2, with protein sequence MYAVYKQAHPPTGLEFSMYCNFFNNSERNLVVAGTSQLYVYRLNRDAEVPTKNDRSAEGKAHREHREKLELVASFSFFGNVMSMASVQLAGAKRDALLLSFKDAKLSVVEYDPGTHDLKTLSLHYFEEPELRDGFVQNVHTPRVRVDPDGRCAAMLIYGTRLVVLPFRRESLAEEHEGLVGEGQRSSFLPSYIIDVRALDEKLLNIVDLQFLHGYYEPTLLILFEPNQTWPGRVAVRQDTCSIVAISLNITQKVHPVIWSLTSLPFDCTQALAVPKPIGGVVVFAVNSLLYLNQSVPPYGVALNSLTTGTTAFPLRTQEGVRITLDCAQAAFISYDKMVISLKGGEIYVLTLITDGMRSVRAFHFDKAAASVLTTSMVTMEPGYLFLGSRLGNSLLLKYTEKLQEPPAGTAREVADKEEPPSKKKRVDATAGWSGGKSAPQDEVDEIEVYGSEAQSGTQLATYSFEVCDSILNIGPCANAAMGEPAFLSEEFQNSPEPDLEIVVCSGYGKNGALSVLQKSIRPQVVTTFELPGCYDMWTVIAPVRKEQEETTKGEGAEQEPSAPEADDDGRRHGFLILSREDSTMILQTGQEIMELDTSGFATQGPTVFAGNIGDNRYIVQVSPLGIRLLEGVNQLHFIPVDLGSPIVQCAVADPYVVIMSAEGHITMFLLKSDSYGGRHHRLALHKPPLHHSKVITLCVYRDVSGMFTTESRLGGARDEMGGRSGSEAECQGSETSPTVDDEEEMLYGDSGSLFSPSKEEARRSSQPPADRDPTPFRAEPTHWCLLVRENGTMEIYQLPDWRLVFLVKNFPVGQRVLVDSSFGQPTTQGEARKEEATRQGELPLVKEVLLVALGSRQRRPYLLVHVDQELLVYEAFPHDSQLGQGNLKVRFKKVPHGINFREKKPKPSKKKAEGGSAEEGAGARGRVARFRYFEDIYGYSGVFICGPSPHWLLVTGRGALRLHPMGIDGPIDSFAPFHNVNCPRGFLYFNRQGELRISVLPAYLSYDAPWPVRKIPLRCTAHYVAYHVESKVYAVATSTNTPCTRIPRMTGEEKEFETIERDDRYIHPQQEAFSIQLISPVSWEAIPNARIELEEWEHVTCMKTVSLRSEETVSGLKGYVAAGTCLMQGEEVTCRGRILIMDVIEVVPEPGQPLTKNKFKVLYEKEQKGPVTALCHCNGHLVSAIGQKIFLWSLRASELTGMAFIDTQLYIHQMISVKNFILAADVMKSISLLRYQEESKTLSLVSRDAKPLEVYSVDFMVDNAQLGFLVSDRDRNLMVYMYLPEAKESFGGMRLLRRADFHVGAHVNTFWRTPCRGAAEGPSKKSVVWENKHITWFATLDGGIGLLLPMQEKTYRRLLMLQNALTTMLPHHAGLNPRAFRMLHVDRRVLQNAVRNVLDGELLNRYLYLSTMERGELAKKIGTTPDIILDDLLETDRVTAHF